The genome window AAAACCATTGATTTGCAATCACATTATACCATTGTATTCATtataattaaattaataaataagatctcacatgattatattttgatgaaaaattaaatatatggtAAGCGGGTCTCACAAAACATAAGTAATCATATCCTATCTAACATtatcctccaaccaaacacattaTAAATGCTATCTCCTAATCTCAACTTCCAATCGTTCAGTGTGTGTAAATGTAACACTAACAGTGTAATGAAGAAATAACAAATCTCACTTTCATTCATTCTATTCCATTCTCTACATTCAATACTACAATATGATCTACCGTCCTACGGTGAGTCCCCGTAACAATGCGGACGTAGTACCAAACTACCAATTCGTTTTGATCCCATTTGATGGCTGTCGCTAGCAGATGGCAAGCGATTGTCCCCTAGCAGATGGCGGGGCGGGATCACTCGTGTCTGTCAAGTGACCGTGTTGCCACGTCGCTCCATCCTCCGCCAGGCACATGAGCGCTAGGTGCTTCGCTTCTCACGTTGTTTGTTAAGTGATTCGCTTTGGCTTTTTTTCTATTGTATCTGACGTTAGATTATCTtcaacgatttttttttaagatttagAATCTTTTCATGATAGGATTTTTTCTTCAGTGTTTTAACTATTTTCTTTCATGGTTCTCGTGGATTCTCAAATCATTCTTTTTATAACAGGATTTTCTCACTTTTTCTTTATGATTTCTTTCGAAAGGAAGCCgtagaaaataagaaaaaaataaagagaatggaaTAAAAAATGGAAtcgaaaaagaaacaaaatgaaagaaatataattAAAGATAGCCTAATGACGTGGCCTCAGCAGCTTTTTTCTTGAAAGCTCTCATGTGCTCGCTCTCGCTGTTAGTTCAGCTCTGTTTATCTCGAAAGCTACGGCGAATCCTTCGCGGCAGCACGCGGGAACGGTCTCAGAAAATTGCAAGGGCGGTGGAATCCCACGGCTGACGCCACGGAAGCTCTCAGCTGGAGAGCGACCGCCACGCAACCCAGCGGCCAGCGCCGGAGCAGACTGTCCGCCGACGTCACCCATCACGTCTTCCCTTTTGGACCGGTTCAAACTAGCGCGACCCGTCacccccctcttcaagcttcgtGCGCCGCAAGCCTTCTCTCCAAATCTCACAAGCCAACCAATTAATAGAAATATCTCCTACGCGTTGACATGTCACCGTTTCCCAAACACCTCGTCCACCACCTCACCCTACAGTAGCCTCACAATCTCAGAACAAAAGCACCAGTGCCCCCACGCCGTCAGTGTGTTGCGGTGGCAAGCCCGTCGCTAGGCCGAGTCCACGGAAAGCCTCCTCGAGGACGGGACAGTCCATTCCCCGCTTCTATAAATCGCGGCCTCCCCTGCGCTTCGAATAGCACAAGCCGCAATTAGCCGCGACCTCCGCAAAAGCAGAGCGCCCGTTTCGATCCAGAGCTCTAGACTGTTCCGAgttttctcctccctccctcctcctcacgcCAAGGCCAAAGCAAGCAAGCATGTGCCCCACCGGCAGGTACCTGGGCCTCGACCTctcggccgtcgccggcgccaGCGCGTGCTGCGACATGAGGCCGGTGTTCGACGTGCTGGACGCGGACCACGACGGCTGCATCAGCCGCGAGGACCTCAAGTCCTTCTACGCCGCCGCCGGGGCCACCGGCGAGCGGTTCGATGACGACGACCTCGCGGCCATGATCGCTGCGGCCGACGCCAACCGCGACGGGTTCGTGCAGTACAACGAGTTCGAGCGCCTACTTGGCCACgccaccgccgcggccgcggggcCCGCCGGGTGCCGGTCCGTGATGGAGGATGCGTTCCGTCTGATGGACCGGGATGGGGACGGCAAGGTCGGGTTCGAGGACCTCAAGGCGTACCTCGGGTGGGCCGGGATGCCGGCCGCCGACGAGGAGGTCCAAGCCATGATCCGCGTTGCAGGCGGagaggacggcgacggcggcgtggGGCTCGAGGCGCTCGCCAGAGTGCTCGCTGTTGACCTGGAAGGCATGGCCCTCTGAAAGCTCTGAATTGGTTGCAGAGCACTGCGCTTAGTGTTTTTGTGTGATTCTTTTTCGTAGTTTTGGTTGGTGACCACGAAGAGGGTTGTTGTGATGTGTTGAATGTGCGCTCTCTAGGACCGCGAGGTTTATTTGTATTCTACCTGCtctccagaaaaaaaaacaatgaaaaTTTTGTATTCTACCTGGCTGCTACTAGCTGTCATTGCTCGCTACTATTTGAGGTGAGGAATCCGTGAAGTCTTCTTTACACGAGATGAACGCACCTCTACCTTCAGTCAGAAAGAGGCCTGTAAGTGTAGCTAATATCATTTTATCAACGAACTGTGGCAGTAGCTGCTTGAATAATCATCATTACCATGTGTTTGAATCTTGCTGTGAGCAAGGCGAAAATCAGGACTATAGATCATGAATTAAAATTTCATCATTTTTTACCaaattttgttaattttgaagGGAACCAAATATCTAGTTCTGGAATTTTTTTCACACCCTCATAGCAGAAGACAGAAAATAACcgaaatttcataaatttcaatctttttttgagtgaaaaaaatgtaaaacagATTGAAATCCTTACTATTACTATAGAGGCTATAGTAATAGCAATACATTGGCTCGCGTCATTGCATAGAAATGGAAGGACGGCGATGTGCAAACATTGGCCTTTTTCCTTTCTCCCGAATGCTACTAGCGAAAGTTCATCACTTAACTAAGTGTTGAACACTTTCCAAGTACAGTTCTttcttttcaaatttgaatgtaTGGTGGAGAGTTCATCGAGCTGCTGGGCTtaaaaaagagagggggagtAGCGGCGAGCACACCACAGGCCGCAGGAAGATAGGGGCGTGATGGTTGGTGTCAACGGCAAGGGCAAAGCTGCAGTGGGCGACAAGGGGTCCGCTCCCCGAAGCTCAGGGGAATGTGCCAAGGGAGGAAGAGAAACGggaggtggagaagaaaatgtggtTGAATGTTTTTGAAATTATCATTTGTTCACATACGCCTGTAGTATGTGACATATGTGGTATTTACGGGACACAATTGGATTCAAttatggctaggatgatgctgtCACAGGTAAGTTAAAAGTGTGAGTAATGAAAACGAGCATGAACTAATCTCATCAATTTTGTGATTCTCTTATATGTTACTGTTCTTTCCACAATTATTGTAAGATCTGAGAGTGGTGATGCACCCATATTACTCATTTCAGGGTAGAATCTTTCAAAttattttagtaaaaaataaGTTCAGATTATGCCTTCTTCTGTATGTGCTATCCTAATAGCCAAGACAAACGAACTGGTAGTAGGTATGGATCAACTTGATTCAGTTGTTCACATGGATGAACAACCCTGGAGCATATTCCTAGTGCTTGGTCACCTGATATCCTCTCCCCTTCTAGAATCACTCTCGCCCACTTGCATATTTTTGCAGTATTTCTCTTCACTTTATTTCGTGTGATTcgtctaaaaaatatttattttttaaagtaaaAACCATTTCTTTTGTGTGACCGGAGTCGATCATGCCGTGATAAGGCGCCACAGCACCGACGTGTCTGCCACACGACAATCgtcaacaacagcagcagcgcACAGCGCACTCGTGCGCCGCAGCCATCCCAGAATCCAACCACAAAACCGTTCCCTCAATCCCTTCGCACACGCTCCCGAGCCCCACACCAACCCAAGCAACCATGGCGCCGcacctcgcgccttcttctggAAGATTCCATCGCATCCTCACTTCCCGCCACTACCCGCCCACCTCCCCGGGGCAGCCTCCGCGTCCGCTTATCCTCTCCAAAAACCTATCGTTGGCTATgcagctcccccccccccccccccccgcgggcGGCGCGACTtcgc of Phragmites australis chromosome 3, lpPhrAust1.1, whole genome shotgun sequence contains these proteins:
- the LOC133912362 gene encoding calcium-binding protein CP1-like, which codes for MCPTGRYLGLDLSAVAGASACCDMRPVFDVLDADHDGCISREDLKSFYAAAGATGERFDDDDLAAMIAAADANRDGFVQYNEFERLLGHATAAAAGPAGCRSVMEDAFRLMDRDGDGKVGFEDLKAYLGWAGMPAADEEVQAMIRVAGGEDGDGGVGLEALARVLAVDLEGMAL